The region GCGTCCATTGCCAACCGGATCTCCTATCATTTCAACTTCAAGGGACCGAGTCTGGCGGTGGATACGATGTGCTCCTCAGCACTGGTAGCCCTGCATATGGCCTGCGAGAGTATCCGGCACGGCGAGAGCGAGCTGGCGGTAGCCGGGAGTGTCAATACCATTGTGCATCCGGCAAAATACATCTTCCTGGCCGATCAGCGCTTCGGCTCCACGGAAGGCAAGTGCAGAGCATTCGGCCAGGGTGGAGACGGTTATGTTCCCGGCGAGGGCGTAGGCGCAGTCCTGCTGAAGCCGCTTGCGGCGGCACTCAGGGACGGGGACTCGATCTATGGCCTGATCAAAGGAACGGCGGTCAATCACGGCGGCAAGGTCAGCTCATATACAGTGCCTAACCCGAACGCCCAAGCCGAGCTTATCGAAGAGGCACTGATGAAGTCGGGCGTGCATCCCAGACAGATCAGTTATATTGAAGCCCATGGCACCGGTACGGCGCTGGGAGATCCTATTGAGGTGGCCGGCTTAACGAAGGCCTTCAAGAAATCCACTTCGGATACCCAGTTCTGCGCCCTTGGTTCCGTCAAGAGTAATATCGGCCATCTGGAGTCGGCTGCCGGTATGGCTTCCTTGACCAAGGTACTGCTGCAAATGAAGTATAAACAGTTGGTTCCTTCTATTCTGGCCGAGCAGCTTAACGAGAATATCGATTTCGCAAGAACGCCGTTCTTCGTGCAGCGCTCGCTTGAGCGGTGGGAACCGCTGGCGGAGGAGACGCCGGAAGGAATCAAGATCCAGCCGCTAAGGGCTGGCATCAGCTCCTTCGGGGCAGGCGGCACGAACGCTCATATGATCATCGAGCAATATGTGCCGGAAGTCATTCCTGCTGCGCAGCAGGGAGAGCAGTTAATTCTGCTGTCCGCCAAGAGCAGGGAGAAGCTGCGGGCACAGGCCAGACAGCTTGCGGCATTCATTGCCCGGCAGCGGAAGGGCGGCTGTGTTACTTCGGGCACCGGAGAACACATTGCCGCCAGAGTGCAGGCCGTTCAGGAGCATTGTCTGAATACGGTGGCTGAGGTGCTTGGCATGAATCCCGGGCAGATCGACTTCGATGAAGACTTGGCCGGACTGTGTACAGATGCTGTGCATCAGGTCAGATTAGCCGGTGCAATTAAGGATTTACTTCATGATGCTGCCGCTCAGCCCGCACCGTGGACCAACTGGTCCCTGCGGGAGCTGACGACCGAGATAAGCCGGAGCCTCAGCGGCGAATTATCCGGCGGACGGGCGGATACGGGTGAGTATACACTGCGGCTGGAGGATGTCGCCTATACGCTGCAAGCGGGACGGGAAGCTTTTGACGAGCGGGTGGCTATTGTAGTGCGTAATCTCAGTGAGCTTGAGGGCCTATTGAGCCGCTTCGCTGACGGAGAGCATAATCTGACGGATGTATACACAGCCAGCCTGGACCCTCAGCGTGATATCGCGGCTATCCTGTTCCAGAACGGGCCCGGACACGAGTTCATCCGCAGCGCCATTACCCATAGACAATTGCCGCAGCTTGCCCAGCTCTGGCTGCTGAAGGCGGAAATTGACTGGAAGCTCCTGCATGATGAGCCGAGCTGTGCAAGGATGATTCCGCTGCCTCATTATATTTTTGACAAGCAAAGATACTGGATCGGCAATAGCTTCTCAGCAGCCCAAGCCGCAGGCCATTCCGAAGCCAGCCGCTTCGTCATTGAACCGCCGAAGATCTCTGGTGATCCCCGCCGGATGAACCGCTCCCGTCCAGTGTCACTGGTAGCATCGGCTGAAGCTGAACAGCCCAGTGCCTCTAGTGCTCATGAGGTGAAGCAATGTCTGGAACAGACACTGGAGGAAGTCATTTATAGGGAAGCGGGGACTATCAACCCCGACCTTCCGTTCTCGGAGCTGGGTGTGAACTCTGTGCTGACGCTGGAGCTGGTGGACAAGCTGAATGACAGACTTGGCCTGAGCCTGCACTCCAATGATCTGTTCAACTACAATACGCTGCGGCTGCTGACTGCCCATATTCTTAATATGTCAGGTCACACGGCAGTCCTGTCCGGGGATGCTGAACCGGCGGCGGATGATCCGGTTGATCTGAATGAACTTGAACTTTTACTGGAGGGAAGATAAGCGCCTATGTTGAGCAGAACGTATACAGCTGACCCTTCGCCAAGTCAAGGGAATGTTCGCCGGGAGGACATCGCCATTATCGGAATCTCCGGCAGATTCTCCGGCGCGGAGAATGTAGAGGAGTATTGGAACAACCTGATTGCGGAATCGGACTGCGTGCAGGAAGCGCCTGCTGAACGCAGGGAGCTCTCCAAGCTAAGCCCGGAGCAGAAGACGCATATCCGTTACGGAGGATTCATCCCCGGAGCGGATCAGTTCGATCCGTTGTTCTTCCGCCTCTCGCCGAAGGAGGCAGAGCATATGGACCCCAGGCAGCGGTTATTCCTGGAGGAATCCTGGAAGGCCATTGAAGACGCGGGATATTCGCTGGAGGAGATGTCAGGAAGCAAATGCGGCATATTCGTTGGCCTTCAGCAGGGGGAGTACCTGGAACGGTTCGCCGGTCAGCTGAACGAGTATGTTCCTACCGGCAACAGCCTGTCGGTCATTCCGGCGAGAATATCCTATCTGCTGAATCTGAAGGGGCCAAGCATCGCCCTTGATACCGCCTGCTCTTCTTCTCTGGTGGCATTGTCGCTTGCTTGCGACAGCCTGCACAGCGGCGGGAGCGATCTGGCCATTGCCGGAGGCGTGCAGATTATGCTCGAACCCTGGATCTATATGTCACTGGGCAAGCTGGGGATGCTGAACACCGACGGTATCTGTAAGCCGTTCGCCGAGGAGGCAGACGGCATTGGACTGGGCGAAGGCGCCGGCGCAGTGCTGCTCAAGAAGTATGCAGATGCCAGGCGGGACGGAGACCATATCTATGGCATTATCGCAGGTATCGGAGTGAATCAGGACGGTAAAACCAATGGCATCACCGCTCCGAACGGCCTCGCACAGACAGCCTTGGAACGGGAGATTTACGGGAAATACCAAATCAATCCTGAGCATATCACCTACGTGGAGGCGCATGGTACAGGTACCCGCCTGGGTGATCCGATTGAAGTCGCCGCCCTTACCGAGAGCTTCCGTGCCTTCACGGACCGAAAGCAGTACTGTCATCTGGGTTCAGTCAAAGGCAACATAGGACATACCTTGTCCGCTTCAGGGATCGCAGGGCTGATCAAGGTGCTGCTGAGCCTGAAGCACGGAAGAATCCCTGCCACTCTCCATACTGGCACGGAGAACAAGCTGATCGATTTCCAAAACAGCCCGTTCTACGTAGGCAAGCAGTCAGAGGAGTGGCGCAGGGAAGAAGGGCGCCCGAGGATGGCGGCGGTCAGCTCTTTTGGAATGAGCGGCACCAATGCCCATGTGGTTATTGCCGAGTATATCGAAGACATCCTTAGCGGGCCAGACGGAGAGCAGGACGGCAACATTCTTCTGTTCCCCTTGTCTGCCCAAAGTGACCGTGCGCTGGAGGCCAAGGCCCGGGATCTGCTGGACGCTCTGCGTAACGATCCAGGCTTGACGGAACTGGCCAACGTATCTTATACGCTGCTGGCAGGCAGAGATCATTACGCATACCGCAGCATGTTCGTTGCCTCAAGCAGAGAGGAGCTTGTCCGGGAGCTGGAAACGTACCTGCTCAGGGAACCTGGCTCCGGCTGGTACAGCGGCGGCGGATCGGGCAGCAGCACAGAGGTGAATCCTGCGCTCAAGGCCAAGATGGAGCGGTTGCTGGCACAGTTTCATCAGGACCGGTTCCCTCCGCAGGAGCGGGCAAAGGCAGCTCAATTAATTGCTAATTATTACATTAAAGGCTATGCCATTAGCTTCATTAGCCTGCCCCTGCCAAGGAGCTTCCGCAGAGTATCGCTGCCAGGCTATCCCTTCGACTATATGCGCTGCTGGATTGATGCAGGGGAGGAGAAAGCAAGGACTCTCCAGAGTGGAGGTGCCGCAAGCCCCATTACTGTGGATATGGGACTGCTTCATCCGCTGGTACACCGCAATATATCCACAGTTCAGGGAATCTGCTTCATCAGTGAGCCGGGGGCAGCCAGGCAAGCCATGCCCGGCAAGAAGGTATACGGGATGGCAGTCTTCAGCGAAGCTGTACTGCTCGCTATGGGCGTGCAGGCTGCTGTTCTTGGAGGCGGCGCATCGGGGATTACGGCTCTGGAGCGGGTGCAATTCTCCCATCCGGTTGCCGGCAAGCAGCCGGGGAAGCTGCATATCCGGCTCCAGGACGAAGACGGCTCCCTCAGGTTTGCTGTTCAGTGTGAAGGAGCAGAGCAGAATGTTCTGGCAGCAGGCACAGCCAGAACAGACCTGATCTCTTCGCTGGAGGAACGGGCAGTCGCGGACATCCGCAAGCTCCAGCAGGAAGCGGCGCAGGTGCGGACCGGGGAGGAAGTCTACCGTATATTGGAGAACCAGGGCATGGCTTATGAAGAACATGCCCTGGTCATTACCGGGATGTACAGCAGCTTAAGCGGACAGCTGGTAGAGATCTCCCAAGCGGTGTCCGGGCAGGCGGACGACATGCTGTCAGCCCGGTTGACCGAAGCTGTTCTGCAAAGTCTGAACGCGGACATGATCGCTTGCGGCGGCACGGCCGCAGCCGTCTATGAGATCGGTAAAATCCGGCTGGTGTCACCGGCCGCCTCAGCCAGATTTCTCTATTTTCAATCTGGAAGAATCGGCAACAGTCACAATAACAGCGGGCTTCATTATGACGTTCATGTGCTGAATGAGTGCGGTGAAGAAGTGTTGGTCTATAAGGACATTCACATGGTTCCGCTCCGGACTGACGGGCTTATCTCCGGCGGGCAATATGGACTGCTGAAGAAGGATTGGGTCAAGTCGGAGCAGACACAGCAGCAAAAACGGCTGGACGGTCAATATCTTGTGATCATCAACGAAGAGATGGACGAAGCCGCACTGGCAGCGGTGAAGGCTGCACTTGATCCGCCGCTGATCCTGTGTGACGGAATACGGCAGCAAGCCCGTGATTCTGTACTGGATGTTGATTTCACTGATACCGCAGGCAGTCAGCCATTTATTGATGCTCTGCTTGGCAAGAAGCTGACACTTCACGGAATCATCGATTTCTCAGATCTTCATGTCCAGCCGAAGTCTTGCTCCAAGCAGAGCTACGGCAAAATCATGCTGTTGCAGACCCTAGTCAAGCAGGCGGGCAAGAATTTCCGGATCATTCATTTAACCGGGGGTGTTCAGGGCCCCGGAGGAACGCATACACTGGCGGGTGCTGATGTTGCCGGTCTAATCCGCACCATCGGTGCCGAGTACAGACAGATTACCGCCCGTACGGTGGATATCGGAGCCGGGGCCATGGATATTCAGGCTCAGCTTCAAATGGTGCAGGCAGAATTATGCCAGGAATCTGCAGCAGCGGAGGCAGCTTACAAGGACGGCTGCCGCCATGAGCCGGTACTAACCGTCCTGAAGCAGGAGAATAAATGGAACAACCGAAGACCGGACAACAGGCTATCGCTGGACCCGGAGAAGGTCTATGTCATTACCGGGGGGACACGGGGAATCGGAGCCGAGTTGGCCCGACTGCTGGTCAGAAGAGGGGCGCGGAAGCTGGTGCTAATGGGAATCCAGGCATATCCTGCACGGGCAGAGTGGTCCGGAATCTTGTCTGATGCGGGCCAGAGCCCCGGGAATCAGGCGCGGATCAAGCGGATCATGGAGCTGGAAGCCTACGGTGCCTGCATTGACATCTTCTCCGGATCGTTGACCGATACCGCGCGGCTCCAGTCCTTTATCGGGAATATCCGTCAGCAACGGGGCGAAATAGGCGGCGTGATCCACTGCGCAGGCTCAAGTCTGAATAAGCATCCGGCTTTTGTTCATAAAAGCATCAGCGAGATTAAGCAGGTATTCGAGCCAAAGGTGGAAGCGATGTCTTCCCTCCAGCAGGTGTTCGCTGGGGATGAACTGGAATTCTTCGTTCTATTCTCTTCCATTTCAGCCTTGGCCCCACTGCTGGCTGCGGGTCTTAGTGATTACAGTGCCGCCAACTATTATCTGGACCTGTATGCACAGTGCCAGCACACCCTGGGCAACACGCATTATCAGTCGATTCTCTGGCCGAGCTGGTCGGAGGTAGGGATGCTGGCGGATTCAGGGTTCCTGCTCAGCCCGCTCTATACAGAAACCGGCCTCACCGCGCACAGCCTGGCCGACGGTCTCTCCATGCTGGAGGATATCCTCTGCGGCAAGGAGGAGCCCAGCGTCATTCCGGCCATTCTCAACATGGACCTGTATAGCCCGGAATTATGGCTCAGGACGAGCGCGGAGCGGTCCAGGGCGGGAGCTTCGCCGAAGACATCCCAGCCGGATCAGACGGGCAGCTCCGGCACTGCGGCTCCAGGAATCCCGGATATAGCGGTTCCCTTAGCGGAACTGCAGCAGGCATCCAATCTGATACTTGATCTGTTCTGCACAGAGCTGAAGCTGCCGAGGGAACGTATACGTGAGGATGTTCCTTTTGCCGAGATTGGTGTGGATTCCATTCTGTTGATTGAAGTCATTAAGCAGCTGGACATCGCCTTTAAGACCCGTATAGATCCTGCGCTGTTCTTCGAGCTTAGGGATATACGTGCACTGGCGGAGCATCTCTGTTCGAACCGTGCTGAGCTTGCGGAGAAACCGGAACAGCTTGATCACGGCGAACAACCGGAACGCGAAGAGCAGCACTTACAGACTGGTAATGAGATTAGATTCGCCGGGCAGTACAGCCGGGTGCCGGAATTCCAAACCGCCCGCAGCCATGAAGGCAAGGCGACAATACAGAGCACGCACCAGGTGCCGGACGATATGCACGCTTCCCCGGGTAATGCGGATGAGCGGATTGCCGTCATCGGCATGGGCTGTCATTTTCCGGGAGCGGGCGGCAAGGAGGCCTTCTGGAATAACCTGCGGGAAGGGATAGACAGTATTACCGAGGTTCCGGCCAGCCGCTGGGACAAGGATAAATGGTATGCCCCGCAGCATGCCGCCGGAAAAAGTATCAGCAAATGGGGAGGCTTCCTGGAGGATATCGAGAGCTTTGACGGCGGATATTTCGGGATTACGGAGAATATGGAGCAGATCAGCCCGCTGATGCGGCAGTGTCTGGAGGTTACGGCAGAGACCCTGCTGGATGCAGGGTATGAGCAGGCGGAAATCAGCGGGAAAAAGGTCGGTGTATTCATCGGTGCCCATCCCGGCTCCTATCCCGGCTGGGTGCAGGAGATCAATAAGAATACGATCATCGGCATCGGGCAGAACTTCATCGCGGCCTACGCCTCGCATTTCTTCAATCTCAAAGGTCCCAGCTTCACAGTGGACAGCGCCTGCTCTTCCTCGCTCCTGAGTCTGCATCTGGCCTGCCAGAGCATCCGGTTGGGTGAATCGGAGATGGCGGTAGCGGGAGGGGTGGACCTGCTGCTCGATGAGCGCCCTCACCTCGTGTTCAGTGCCTCCAGAGCGATGTCGCCGGACGGCAAATGCCATACCTTCGATGAGGAGGCGAACGGCATTGTGCCCGGAGAAGGCTGCGGGATGGTACTGCTCAAGCCGCTTACCCGGGCCCTTGCCGACGGGGACAGCATCTATGCGGTAATCGAAGCTTCGGCCGCAGGCAATGACGGACGGACCATGGGCGTAACTACTCCAAGCATGCAGGGACAGGAGGAGGTTATCGCTGAAGCCATCCAGCGTGCCGGGATCGACCCGGGGACGATTGGTTATGTGGAGACCCATGGCACAGGGACGATGATTGGCGATCCGATTGAGCTGAAGGCCCTGACTTCCGTATTTAAAAAATACACCGCCGCCACCGGCTTTTGCGGTGTAGGCAGCGTGAAGACCAATATCGGCCATTGCCTCAGTGCGGCGGGCATAGCCAGCTTCATCAAGACCGTGCTCTGTGTACATCACAAGACGCTTGTACCCACGCTGAATTGCAGCCGGCCGAATCCGCGCTTTGACTTTGCGCATTCGCCTTTTTATCCGGTGCTTGCAGCTTCAGCCTGGGACAATCACGGAGAGCAACGCCGGGCAGCCGTCAGCTCCTTCGGCTTCGGCGGCACCAATGTGCACATGATTATCGGGGAATGCGGGGAGGCTGCACGAAGTGACTATATCCCCCGCAGGCGGCCGCTGCCGGAGGCGGTGTTCAACAAGCATCGGGCTTGGGTGGACCGCAGGCAACAGGCACGGGGGCAGACTCAGGAGGAGCTGGACCAGCTGTCCTTCCTGCAATTCATTGAAGAGTGAGCTTGAATACGGGAGAGCGGAGAGGTGCGGGGATGGACACTTTACACGGCACAAGGTTCAGTACAGTAATCACCAACAGCAATTACATTGTCAGAGATCATCGGGTCCATGGTGTGCGGATGATGCCGGGAGTCACACTGCTGGACATGATCTGCCGGTTCCTGCAGACCAAGGGCGTGAATCTGCGTGACATTGAGCTGCGCAAGGTCCTGTTCAGCGAGCCGGTCACAACCAGTGATCAGTACGATAAGAAGATCCGGATCACTTTCACAAGGGCAGCAGACGGGTACGGGATTGTGGCACAGTCCCGGAAGGTCAAGGGGCACCGCGAGCTGGACAGTGTCTGGGATGAGAATCTGCGCTGCGAGCTGCATTTGTCTCCTCCGCGCAGCGGCGAACGGAAATCGATTGACATCGGGCAGATCAAAAGCCAGAGCCGGCGTGTGGAAGACCTGGACCATGCCTACAGCTATGTACGGCGAATTGATATCCGCCACCTTGAATTCATGAAGGGTCTGGGGAAGCTGTATTATGGCGACCAGCGGATTCTCGCGGAGATTAGTCTGGGAGAACTGGCCAGGGAGTATATGGATCACTTCTGCATGCATCCTTGTTATCTGGATGCGGCCACGCTGGTGCAGGGCTTCGTCGTCCTGCAGGAGCTGGATTTCTCCCGCGGAATTCAAGCCTCCATTCCGATGTTCATCGAATCCTTCCATGCGTATGAACCAATGAAGGAGCAGATCTACGTCTACATTAAGGATGAGGGTTACCCGGATGGCGACATCCGTGACCTGATGTATTTCGATATTGAGGTATATAACGCACAGGGGGAAGAGATAGCCTGCTTCAAGCGCTGGGGCCTCAAAAAGATCCGCTCCAAGGAGCTGATCCGCAATCCCCGGAAGCTCCTGAATCCGGTTGATCCGGCAGCGGAGACGGAGCCGGGGACGGGGACGAATACGGTACAGACTAATCCTAGCGTGCCGCTGAACCTGGCGGGGAATCCGGCTGGAGAACGTGCACGCCAGGACGCGGTTACCTCTTATCTGAAGCATCTGGTAAGCGATTTGTCCGGAAGGGACGAGGCCGGGCTTCAGACAGAGGAGGGCTTTTATAGTCTGGGGCTCAATTCACAGCATCTGCTGGACATCGTGAAGCGGCTGGAGGAGAGGCTGGGATGCCCATTGTATCCGACGCTGCTCTTCGAATATGCCACACTGGATGAGCTGAGCCGCTATATTCTCCGGGAGCACGCAGAGTCGTTCTTTCGTTCCGGTACGGTTGTGCACGCCTATACCCCAGCTTGGACAGAACGTCCGTTAAGACATCCGGGAGGGCTGGGATATCCGAGGCAACAGGAGCAGGTGCTGGTCTTATGCCGGGAACGGGATACGCTGCCGGATCTGACTGAAGCTGCGGCTGGCAACCGGTACACCTTCGTACATCCGGGAGAAGAATTCGCTGTAGAAGGGCCGGGCTTGTACCGCATCAATCTGGCCCGTGAACAGGATTACAAGCAGCTCGCGGATGCATTATCCGCGTCAAGACAGTTGCCAACGGTTCTAATCAACAGCCTGAACTGCAGCGGGGAGAGCCGGATTGATCTGACGGAGCCGTCCGGGCAGCGGGTAATGCCCATGTTCTGCATTCTTAGAGAGCTGCTGCGCAGCAGAATAGAATCGGCTGTAAAAGTATTGTATCTGTACAATCGGACAGGCTCTGCGGCTCATCCGGGTGATTCAGCCATGGAAGGATTTCTGGCCTGTCTTCAATCGGAGACAGATAAAGTAACTTATAAATGCATCGGACTAGACGCGGAGAACACACAACACTTACATACCCTTGTCCGTAACGAGCTTCATGAGGGCTGGGAAGATGGCCGAAGCATCGAATATACACAGGGGACACGTAGAATCCGGACTTACCGCAAGGCCGGTCAAACCGCTGGCGGTGAAGCGGCAGCGATCCGCAGACATCATATTTATTTAATTACCGGCGGGGCCGGCGGGATTGGACAGCAGCTGGCGGCGTATGTTCTGAAGCAAGGCGGGACAGCTCTCCTCTGCGGCAGAGCAGCGAAGCTGCTGGAACAAAACCTGGCTGCGTTAGGCGCGCATCCGCAGCTGGACTATATGGCTTGCGATGTAACCGACAGGTCATCGGTGGAGCGGCTGCATGCTTATGTGAAGGAGAAGTACGGCAGGCTGGACGGGATTTTTCACGGTGCGGGAATGACCCGGGATTCGCTGCTGGTTCATAAGGACAGTGCAGATTTCCTTGACGTACTGCGGGCGAAGACAGAAGGGACGGCGAATCTGGATGAAGTATTTCAGGAGGAGCCGCTGGCGTTCTTCGCCGGGTTCTCTTCTGTCGCGGGGGTCCTGGGCAATCCGGCTCAAAGCGATTATGCGTATGCGAACTTGTACATGGACGGCTATATGCAGCATAGGGAAATATGGAGAACGCAGGGACGGAGGAGCGGTAAATCCCTGTCTGTTAACTGGCCGCTCTGGCGCGACGGGGGGATGAAGGGCGGCGAGCACACAGAGCTTGCGCTAAAAAATAAATTCGGCATTGCGGTGTTGGATACCTCCGCAGCAATCGCGGCGCTGGAGTGGGCCTTGCAGCGCGAAGAAGCCGTACTGCTCATGGCTCCGGGGGAAGAACTCCGAATCGATGAATTCCTGATTAGAGAAGGAAGTCCAGCAAGTGAGCCTGCGGTTGCTCCGCAGCCCGAGTTCATCCAGAGCCCGTCCAGAGCCGCCGGAAGCGAAGACGGGGATCTCGCAATTATCGGCATCAGCGGAAGATTCCCGGGGGCGGACAATCTGGAAGAATATTGGGAGCTGCTCAAGTCAGGCCGGGATGCGGTAACTGAGATCGATCCGCAGCGGTGGAACCATGAAGAACAGCAGCTTACGGCACAGGAGAGCTGGGGCAAGGATAGCTCCAGATGGGGCGGCTTCCTGCGCGATGTGGACAAGTTCGATTCCCTCCTGTTCA is a window of Paenibacillus sp. FSL H3-0469 DNA encoding:
- a CDS encoding beta-ketoacyl synthase N-terminal-like domain-containing protein, whose protein sequence is MLSRTYTADPSPSQGNVRREDIAIIGISGRFSGAENVEEYWNNLIAESDCVQEAPAERRELSKLSPEQKTHIRYGGFIPGADQFDPLFFRLSPKEAEHMDPRQRLFLEESWKAIEDAGYSLEEMSGSKCGIFVGLQQGEYLERFAGQLNEYVPTGNSLSVIPARISYLLNLKGPSIALDTACSSSLVALSLACDSLHSGGSDLAIAGGVQIMLEPWIYMSLGKLGMLNTDGICKPFAEEADGIGLGEGAGAVLLKKYADARRDGDHIYGIIAGIGVNQDGKTNGITAPNGLAQTALEREIYGKYQINPEHITYVEAHGTGTRLGDPIEVAALTESFRAFTDRKQYCHLGSVKGNIGHTLSASGIAGLIKVLLSLKHGRIPATLHTGTENKLIDFQNSPFYVGKQSEEWRREEGRPRMAAVSSFGMSGTNAHVVIAEYIEDILSGPDGEQDGNILLFPLSAQSDRALEAKARDLLDALRNDPGLTELANVSYTLLAGRDHYAYRSMFVASSREELVRELETYLLREPGSGWYSGGGSGSSTEVNPALKAKMERLLAQFHQDRFPPQERAKAAQLIANYYIKGYAISFISLPLPRSFRRVSLPGYPFDYMRCWIDAGEEKARTLQSGGAASPITVDMGLLHPLVHRNISTVQGICFISEPGAARQAMPGKKVYGMAVFSEAVLLAMGVQAAVLGGGASGITALERVQFSHPVAGKQPGKLHIRLQDEDGSLRFAVQCEGAEQNVLAAGTARTDLISSLEERAVADIRKLQQEAAQVRTGEEVYRILENQGMAYEEHALVITGMYSSLSGQLVEISQAVSGQADDMLSARLTEAVLQSLNADMIACGGTAAAVYEIGKIRLVSPAASARFLYFQSGRIGNSHNNSGLHYDVHVLNECGEEVLVYKDIHMVPLRTDGLISGGQYGLLKKDWVKSEQTQQQKRLDGQYLVIINEEMDEAALAAVKAALDPPLILCDGIRQQARDSVLDVDFTDTAGSQPFIDALLGKKLTLHGIIDFSDLHVQPKSCSKQSYGKIMLLQTLVKQAGKNFRIIHLTGGVQGPGGTHTLAGADVAGLIRTIGAEYRQITARTVDIGAGAMDIQAQLQMVQAELCQESAAAEAAYKDGCRHEPVLTVLKQENKWNNRRPDNRLSLDPEKVYVITGGTRGIGAELARLLVRRGARKLVLMGIQAYPARAEWSGILSDAGQSPGNQARIKRIMELEAYGACIDIFSGSLTDTARLQSFIGNIRQQRGEIGGVIHCAGSSLNKHPAFVHKSISEIKQVFEPKVEAMSSLQQVFAGDELEFFVLFSSISALAPLLAAGLSDYSAANYYLDLYAQCQHTLGNTHYQSILWPSWSEVGMLADSGFLLSPLYTETGLTAHSLADGLSMLEDILCGKEEPSVIPAILNMDLYSPELWLRTSAERSRAGASPKTSQPDQTGSSGTAAPGIPDIAVPLAELQQASNLILDLFCTELKLPRERIREDVPFAEIGVDSILLIEVIKQLDIAFKTRIDPALFFELRDIRALAEHLCSNRAELAEKPEQLDHGEQPEREEQHLQTGNEIRFAGQYSRVPEFQTARSHEGKATIQSTHQVPDDMHASPGNADERIAVIGMGCHFPGAGGKEAFWNNLREGIDSITEVPASRWDKDKWYAPQHAAGKSISKWGGFLEDIESFDGGYFGITENMEQISPLMRQCLEVTAETLLDAGYEQAEISGKKVGVFIGAHPGSYPGWVQEINKNTIIGIGQNFIAAYASHFFNLKGPSFTVDSACSSSLLSLHLACQSIRLGESEMAVAGGVDLLLDERPHLVFSASRAMSPDGKCHTFDEEANGIVPGEGCGMVLLKPLTRALADGDSIYAVIEASAAGNDGRTMGVTTPSMQGQEEVIAEAIQRAGIDPGTIGYVETHGTGTMIGDPIELKALTSVFKKYTAATGFCGVGSVKTNIGHCLSAAGIASFIKTVLCVHHKTLVPTLNCSRPNPRFDFAHSPFYPVLAASAWDNHGEQRRAAVSSFGFGGTNVHMIIGECGEAARSDYIPRRRPLPEAVFNKHRAWVDRRQQARGQTQEELDQLSFLQFIEE